A genomic window from Mobula hypostoma chromosome 14, sMobHyp1.1, whole genome shotgun sequence includes:
- the cmtr2 gene encoding cap-specific mRNA (nucleoside-2'-O-)-methyltransferase 2: MEQNKILRDSRKRPHDYHSFLSEFESSVVRDIEKLFNKKFSFQKPEGSQWVLPEAHDAPSDQLQLSKELESLKVSLNRVKDQLGDKDLEKWHPHTRSTNWAGRIISRVRQSVNAELCTQAWCKFYEVLGTFPVLPEAACQDGKLNSVHLCEAPGAFITSLNHYLCNNYPSCKWNWVANTLNPYHEGNDMGTMIADDRLIVGTLSRWYFGPDDTGNVMDRRHLEGLIEFTRDKGMESIHLVTADGSVDCQDDPGEQEARVAPLHYCEAVTALRLLGQGGSLVLKMFTLFERPSACLIYLLNCCFEQVHAFKPATSKAGNSEVYIVCLGYRGQPALGTHLEELEQAFGPGLARDSTLARSALPPTFLTQLENCCRLFHDYQTATIKENLRLFAGSTPRESDRLRQRRDCAAKYYLRHFRLRSLYRDQWVLREYLPDLGLMGQFTDQNKRQQAGSHNQMRALAQQGWRERLCQGPLWRKVVAHCGGFSTGAPPLLEGQDEAPGCHSWRVLEAQGLTSLASSPFCEAELLHSLNESLEATDAGSALVTCHSCSPLSPKQVLTQLNKVAEPLGVSLDRLVVLGGLESLDLGELPTSYPSLSVPLPPCSRLHDGDPRYQCWLLEAVLKVLAESTKGSAFVLPLRSAFTRFTAGLVLALSHCFRGLSFAWPFTDSGPACPVVLLGTGFRQPPSELLEFLQQLSQRLSQLAELQPQAGAGAGLGQQVLQFVPTELLLSGCLPKFLSALNVAVCRYRLHLAVQEAEA; this comes from the coding sequence CCTCGGATCAGCTGCAGCTGTCCAAAGAGCTGGAGTCACTGAAGGTGTCGCTGAACCGTGTGAAGGACCAGCTGGGTGACAAGGACCTGGAGAAGTGGCACCCACACACCAGATCCACCAACTGGGCCGGCAGGATCATCTCGCGGGTCCGGCAGAGCGTCAATGCGGAGCTGTGCACCCAGGCCTGGTGCAAGTTCTATGAGGTCTTGGGCACTTTCCCCGTGCTGCCAGAAGCAGCCTGTCAGGACGGGAAGCTGAACTCAGTGCACCTGTGTGAGGCCCCTGGCGCCTTCATCACCAGCCTCAACCATTACCTGTGCAACAACTATCCTTCGTGCAAGTGGAACTGGGTGGCAAATACCCTCAACCCCTACCACGAGGGCAATGACATGGGCACCATGATTGCAGACGACCGCCTGATTGTGGGCACTCTGTCCCGGTGGTACTTTGGTCCCGACGACACGGGTAACGTGATGGACCGGCGGCACCTGGAGGGCCTGATTGAGTTCACCCGGGACAAGGGCATGGAGAGCATCCACCTGGTGACAGCAGACGGCAGCGTCGACTGCCAGGATGACCCGGGCGAGCAGGAGGCGCGGGTGGCTCCCCTGCACTACTGCGAAGCAGTCACTGCCCTGCGGCTGCTGGGCCAAGGGGGGTCGCTGGTGCTGAAGATGTTCACTCTGTTTGAACGGCCCTCGGCCTGCCTGATCTATCTGCTCAACTGCTGCTTCGAGCAGGTGCACGCCTTCAAGCCAGCTACCAGCAAGGCAGGCAACTCCGAGGTGTACATCGTCTGCCTCGGCTACAGGGGCCAGCCGGCGCTGGGCACTCACCTGGAGGAGCTGGAGCAGGCCTTCGGCCCGGGGCTGGCCCGGGACTCTACACTGGCCCGCTCCGCCTTGCCACCTACCTTCCTCACGCAGCTGGAGAACTGCTGCCGCCTCTTCCACGACTACCAGACCGCCACCATCAAGGAGAACCTCCGACTTTTCGCTGGCTCCACTCCCCGGGAGTCTGACAGACTGAGACAGCGGCGGGACTGTGCCGCCAAGTACTACCTGCGCCACTTCCGGCTGAGGTCGCTGTACCGCGACCAGTGGGTGTTGAGGGAGTACCTGCCGGATTTGGGGCTGATGGGCCAGTTCACTGACCAGAACAAGAGGCAGCAGGCCGGCTCCCACAACCAGATGCGGGCACTTGCTCAGCAGGGCTGGCGGGAGCGGCTGTGCCAAGGGCCTCTGTGGCGCAAGGTGGTGGCCCACTGCGGCGGCTTCTCGACCGGCGCCCCTCCCCTGCTGGAGGGGCAGGACGAGGCTCCAGGCTGCCACTCCTGGCGTGTACTGGAAGCCCAGGGACTCACCAGTCTGGCCAGTTCCCCCTTTTGCGAGGCGGAGCTGCTACACAGCCTGAATGAGTCGTTGGAGGCAACGGACGCAGGCTCGGCTCTGGTTACCTGTCATTCCTGCAGCCCCCTCTCCCCGAAACAGGTGTTGACCCAGTTGAACAAGGTTGCGGAGCCTCTGGGCGTCTCCCTCGATCGCCTGGTGGTGCTGGGGGGTCTGGAGTCGCTGGATCtcggtgagctgccaaccagcTACCCGAGTCTGTCCGTACCACTCCCTCCGTGTTCACGGCTCCACGACGGAGATCCCCGCTACCAGTGCTGGCTGCTGGAGGCCGTACTGAAGGTGCTGGCAGAGAGCACCAAGGGCAGTGCCTTCGTCTTGCCCCTCCGTTCCGCCTTCACCCGCTTCACTGCTGGCCTGGTGTTGGCGCTCAGCCATTGCTTCCGCGGCCTGTCGTTTGCGTGGCCCTTCACAGACTCTGGTCCAGCCTGCCCAGTCGTACTGCTGGGCACCGGCTTCCGCCAGCCTCCCTCTGAGCTGCTGGAGTTTCTGCAGCAGCTGAGTCAGCGCCTGTCCCAACTGGCAGAGCTGCAACCACAGGCTGGGGCCGGGGCAGGGCTGGGGCAGCAGGTGCTGCAGTTTGTACCCACGGAACTGCTGCTCAGTGGCTGCCTGCCCAAGTTCCTCAGTGCGCTCAACGTTGCCGTTTGCAGGTATAGGCTTCACCTGGCCGTTCAGGAGGCCGAGGCCTAG